Proteins from one Actinomycetota bacterium genomic window:
- a CDS encoding GNAT family N-acetyltransferase: protein MTLEDFIEFRRRGIASRILDHAEEVAASRSSIVGIGVGLHPGYNAAQRLYVKRGYVPDGLGVTYDDRYVKEGEQVHMDDKLVLHFL from the coding sequence TTGACGCTGGAGGACTTCATCGAGTTCCGGCGCCGCGGCATCGCCAGCCGTATCCTCGACCACGCGGAGGAGGTGGCGGCGTCGCGTTCCTCGATCGTGGGGATCGGCGTCGGACTCCATCCCGGCTACAACGCGGCACAACGTCTGTACGTGAAGAGGGGATACGTACCGGACGGGCTCGGAGTCACCTACGACGACCGTTACGTGAAGGAAGGCGAGCAGGTCCACATGGACGACAAGCTTGTTCTCCACTTCCTGTGA